One window of Trifolium pratense cultivar HEN17-A07 linkage group LG5, ARS_RC_1.1, whole genome shotgun sequence genomic DNA carries:
- the LOC123885751 gene encoding heparanase-like protein 1 — protein sequence MGFHLVLFLFLASVRLTLTQDVEHGSIIVDGVQAIAENDDNFICATIDWWPHDKCDYNYCPWGNTSVLNLDLSNPTLAKAIQALKPLRIRVGGSLQDQVYYEVGNLKSPCQPFQKMKGGLFGFSKGCLQMKRWDELNHFFNNTGAMITFGLNALLGRHLISHNVWGGDWDNTNTYDLINYTISKGYKIDSWEFGNELSGKGIGASVGAVQYGKDLIKLKQNLNTLYKNANFKPSLIAPGGFYQKEWFDKLLEVSGSGVVDVMTHHVYNLGAGSDGNLVNKILDPARLSKVETIFGNLSETIQKHGPWSVAWVGEAGGAFNSGGRYVSNTFVNSFWYLDQLGISSKYNTKVYCRQTLIGGNYGLLNTTTFTPNPDYYSALLWHQLMGKSVLAVSSDVFSPFLRTYAHCSKGRDGVTFLLINLSNQTNFILDVHGRANVTNEDAKSSIHVDNSFINHLKRAFSWVGTKGSDVIFREEYHLTTKNNYLKSKTMLLNGKSLKLTDDGEIPRLDPVLNNVHSPIHIAPLSIAFIVYPNFDAPVCFGNSKV from the exons ATGGGATTTCACCTCGTCTTGTTTCTCTTTCTCGCTTCGGTTCGTTTGACATTAACTCAAGATGTTGAACATGGTTCTATTATAGTAGATGGAGTTCAAGCAATTGCTGAAAATGATGATAACTTCATTTGTGCTACTATTGATTGGTGGCCTCATGATAAGTGTGACTACAATTATTGCCCCTGGGGCAATACATCTGTTCTGAATTTG GACTTATCTAATCCTACCCTTGCAAAGGCAATCCAAGCACTGAAGCCTTTGAGGATAAGAGTTGGAGGTTCATTGCAAGATCAAGTGTACTATGAGGTAGGAAATTTGAAGTCCCCTTGTCAACCATTTCAAAAGATGAAAGGTGGATTGTTTGGATTTTCAAAGGGATGTTTACAAATGAAAAGGTGGGATGAGCTGAATCATTTTTTCAACAACACAGG GGCCATGATCACTTTTGGTTTGAATGCACTCCTTGGGAGGCACCTGATTAGTCATAATGTTTGGGGAGGAGATTGGGACAATACAAATACTTATGATTTAATAAATTACACTATTTCAAAGGGATACAAAATTGATTCATGGGAATTTG gtaatgagttgagtggTAAAGGCATTGGTGCAAGTGTTGGTGCTGTACAATATGGGAAAGATTTGATAAAGCTTAAGCAAAATTTAAACACATTATACAAGAATGCAAACTTCAAACCTTCACTTATAGCACCTGGAGGATTCTATCAAAAGGAATGGTTTGATAAACTTCTAGAGGTTTCAGGTTCAGGCGTTGTCGACGTGATGACTCATCATGTATATAATTTGGGAGCAG gTAGTGATGGGAATCTTGTAAATAAGATTCTAGATCCAGCGCGCTTGAGCAAGGTAGAAACAATTTTTGGCAATCTGTCAGAAACCATTCAGAAACATGGTCCTTGGTCGGTTGCTTGGGTTGGAGAAGCTGGCGGGGCATTCAACAGTGGCGGTCGTTATGTTTCTAACACATTTGTGAATAGCTTTTG GTACTTAGATCAACTTGGAATTTCATCCAAATACAACACTAAGGTCTATTGCAGACAGACCTTAATTGGAGGAAACTATGGCCTTCTTAATACCACCACTTTCACTCCCAATCCTGACTACTACAG TGCACTTTTGTGGCATCAGCTCATGGGGAAAAGTGTTCTTGCAGTTTCCAGTGATGTTTTTTCGCCATTTTTACGCACTTATGCTCATTGTTCAAAAGGCAGA GATGGAGTAACATTTTTGCTAATCAATTTAAGCAATCAGACTAATTTCATACTCGATGTTCATGGCCGCGCGAATGTCACTAATGAAGATGCTAAAAGTAGCATCCATGTAGATAATTCATTCATTAATCATCTCAAGAGAGCATTTTCTTGGGTTGGAACAAAAGGATCAGATGTCATATTCAGGGAGGAGTACCATTTaactacaaaaaataattacCTTAAAAGCAAAACCATGCTGCTGAATGGTAAATCACTAAAGTTAACAGATGATGGAGAAATTCCTAGATTGGATCCAGTACTCAATAATGTACATTCTCCTATACATATAGCTCCTTTATCCATTGCATTTATTGTATACCCCAACTTTGATGCTCCAGTTTGTTTTGGAAATAGTaaagtttaa